Proteins from a single region of Synechococcus sp. WH 8109:
- a CDS encoding DUF1651 domain-containing protein — protein MLRHNAIEVWQTMQKTGWRLCPPPVR, from the coding sequence ATGCTGCGGCACAACGCCATTGAGGTTTGGCAGACGATGCAGAAGACGGGGTGGAGGCTCTGCCCCCCGCCTGTGCGCTGA